AAAGTCTGcaccttattattattattctgataTCACTAGAAAAATGTTCTGGATTTCTTGAAACTAATCACAATCACCTTGGGCACTTTAAGTGCTGCACGGAAGAATTCTTTTGGTGCAACATTTGCACTAAGGGATGCGAGTTCTGCCATTAAAACGGTTTATTTACCAAGATAACCAAGCAGGCCTGCCTCAGTGCATGATCCACACAGCAACACTAGACAATTTAAGCATGtagattgtttcttttttgacagTTGTTCTTTTCTGTAGCTAAGGGGACTTTGTAAAACAGTAAGGAGGAGAAAGCTGCCAGATTTGTACGGAGGAAATGGCAGTTTTATATTAAGTGAATCTGTGCTGCTACATACAATTTCTTGGACATCGCAGGGAGACAGTCCAACCTTACATAGCCGTGCATCTGTCTGAACCTGCCTCATCAAAGCAAGAAAGACTGCCAGACCAGTTGAAAAGCCGCTACAATCTGTGGCTGAGAGGATGTCTGTCCTGGCGAGAGCAACTCACTGGGGAGCTGCTCAACACCAGACCGCAAAACAGTAGCGGTGGTTCAAGCTGAATAAATCCAGCCTGTGATCACAAACAAGAGGGCGACAGCAGCACTTAATGTCAGCTGTCTTATTATCAGCGTTTATGCCAACGACAGTCTgactttttattgattttgtcTTCGATATTTTGAAATTAATTTGTTCGTTATTCATCCATAGCATGATAAACCACATCTGTCTGTTGtcaatttaaacaaaaactttAGAGTTCAAGGTAGTCCCTCTCTTCTAAATCTGTGTGATCTCTTAGGCGAATTTTTCCTGTTGTGTACATGGTCTACATAAATTCCTCACTTATCGCTATGTTTTGGTCTCTTATCCTTCTTTTGCAGAGTTCATCTGTAAAGAATccctttttaaattaaaagcagTATTGCTACATGAGTAACAGCACCATCAAGAAAATCACAGCTTTCAAATGATCTTATTTATCAAAACTCAAGGTTTAAGGAATCTAAATTGTGACAAAAGGGCCTGTATACTGgcacaaacaaacatccatcaCAATCACCTTGGAATTTTCTGAAGTTCAAAAAGGCTGAGGCAAATATTTCAAACTGCCAGAAAACTTCCCAAAGCTGTTCACACATTTTAGAATAAGAAAAGCTGAATTTTGCAGCAAGACATGCACCGCTCAATACTTTTAGACTTGATGACGCTCAGCCTTGAAGTCCAGCTGAAGatggaaagcatgaaaaacAGAACGGCgtacaaatatttaattttaatgggAACTAGAGTTCATAGCAAACATTGCATAGAAGTTAATTGTGAATTTGCTGGGGACAGTTTTCAGCTTAAGCATCCAACATTGTGGTGAAAGTGAGACTTCCACAGTGACCATGTTGATTGTAATGGGATGAAAACATtcactgctgctttttgtcttttcatgggCTTTGAtttgacagaaagaaaaatactgAGCGTTGCCAGACTTTGCTTTTTCAGACCAGGGGAAGACCTGCAGGATCCCCAGTGTGCTGTATCCATCTGTGTGCTGATGATGAGTATGGAAACATTTACCTCTTAGTGCCCACGCGCTGGTTCGGTGCTATATCGATCGTGTCTGTGATGGATTCATGGCGGACTGCCAGGCCGAGGTCAGCTATGGCACACATGCCATTCTTCTTAACCAGGATATTTTTAGACTTGAGGTCGCGATGAGCAATGCCAGGCTTACCTGCAGGAGAACAGATAACGCCTCATTACATTTGCATTTAGAGCATGTCCCTGCTGTGTTCACTTGTGCATTTAGTGGAACCATTTATTCCGTTTAAATGGACAGTTAATCTCACCCTGAGTGCCGAGGATCTCCATGTGTAGGTGTGCAAGGCCGCTGGCAGCTGACAGTGCCAGTTTGATCATGCCCTCGATGGTGACAGAGTGGCGGTTCAGGTAGTCAAAGAGAGACCCGTGTTCATGATAGTCTGACACCAGCCAGAGCTGAGTCCATGTGCCATTGTCTGaagagaaaagacagagaaTTTCACTCAATTAATAGACCATTTACTTAAACCAACACTGAGGAATGGGAAACTGAATTTCTAAACATGAGTTCACTTTCATGTACATTTTAGACTTTCACTTTCTAAAcaatgctgctttcattttatGTTATGGATAAATGAAAGCTAAATGTGAACAGTGCCCACACAGCCCACAGCCGTCCTCACCTTTATTGTCTGCTGCAATGAACCCTAAGATGTTTTCGTGCCGGAGCATGATTGTCTGGTAGATTTCAGCCTCTCGGAACCACGAGCGCTCCTCCCTGGATGAGAAGATCTTTACGGCCACGTCTCCTCCCCTCCACTTCCCTCGCCACACCTCGCCAAAACGACCCTTTCCTATTATCTCCTGCAGCACGATGGTCCTGGCCACTGTCCGCTGCACAAACAGAGGCAAACCTGTAGGGAAGGGCGGACAGGTAAAATAAATTAGCTGGTGTTCCCTGAAGACTTGTTTTGTAGATGTAAAGCGCTGGAAGTCCCCTCAGCAGATTCAAAGTCCAAATCATTTGACTGTTACGGCTCATTTGGCTATTTATGGGAGGCTACAACTGATAAGAGGGACCATTCAATTGGCATATCACATCAGGTATGCAGTGTGTACTGACCAGAGCCTGATCCTGAGGTGGACATATCATAGATGAGGTCCTGCAGGGTCTTGTCCTTGGCCAAGTACAGATGGTCACATGATGGATCCTCTACTTCCAGCCTTTGTCTGTGGCTGTAGGCCCTCTGGTGATATTGGAACAGGAACACACCAACCATCAGCAACACACAGAGCAGGAACACGGGTCCTGCAATAACCGCTACCAGCTCCACTGGCCCCCAGGTGCTTCCTGGGCCTGACCAATCCCCTCCCTTTGTTGGGActaggagacaaaaaaatggaaaaacacaggtgagtttgttttttgttttttttaattcacctGAAGGAACATTGTCAGCACTGGACTGAAAGAACTCTGAAGTGTGATGATGGTTCCTCACCTGGGACTTTCAGGTCAATACTGTTGCAGTAATCTACATAGCAGCAATGAGTGTTGAGGAGGCCTTCAGCACTCAGACAGTAGAAGGGCTGTCCAGGGGGCACCAGGTTGTCCTGGTTGATGCAGATGCGTACATGTTGCTCTTTCCCCTGGATGTAGTAAGTTGAGGCCATGCAGGCTCCATCTGTCTCGCATTCATAGCCGGTCTTCTCACAGTTTGTGCAGTTACAACGCAATGCTGAAAGACAGTAAATAACAATTTATTAGATGGTGTCATGAGGTTAAAAAAGTCATCTCTGTCACTTCACTGTTTTGACCACTAGGGGGCAAACTCACCCCACCGTTTCAACACTAAATGTAAAGACTGCCCCATTCAATTGTGGGCATTTTATGACATGCAGACAGAGACCTTAGAGTTCAGCAGAAGCAGCCAGACGGCCCTGGCGGCCCTGAAATCAGATCCTTCACTGCAGATGAACCCAAACACGCAGGGTGGAGACAGACCTGCCCAGTGGGACAGACAAAGTGAAACCCAACAAGGGGAGAGAGCTCCTGCCAAATCCCCTATGCAGCATTCTGCTCCATTCCTCTACTCCGTCTTTCTCACACAGACTCAGAGAGCTGCCACTGTTTAAGCTAATGAGACAGGAGTTTTATTAAACACAGCACACTCCTGCACAGGGACCTATTAAAGGTGACACAATGGAACTCCTGCCGCTGCCGTAataaaacactggtggtccatCTACACGCTCAAATGAGGTCAGCGCCAGAAAGTCCACAGAAATCTGTTACATCTAAAACAGAACCAGCGCTGGTTGGCCAACCCAGAGAGCAAGAAACTGCAAATTGATTAGATTTAGAGCGAAACGCGATTTTGAGTCATCGCACACATGCTTCTCATTTAGAGTAAGGTCAGCACAAAAGCTTCCTCTAAGGTTTTCTACCACCACAATGCACAGCAGGAGCAGGCATGGTTAGATGGTGGAGGCACCGTGGGGCTTGTTTTTTCTACAtgggaaaaagaaacaaatgataAGCTGTCCGACTGACAACGGGGCCGTGAGTGAGGCCTGACGAGCTAAGAGGTGATCCTTGAATGAAACAATGGCTGGACCACTTAAGATTAAACGCTGTGGAATTAAAAAAGACAGGACCACTGtaccaaaaacaacacaggagGTGACACAAAGAGCGGAGGAATTCCAATCCTTATTCTTCTACAAAAGAGAAGCTCAGCATCGGTTGGACCGCTGACAATGTCTGgcccagaagaagaaaagatttTAAGAGTGGCAAGATTCCACTAATCCTCTGTGTCTTAAACCGAGTACCTCTTTGACCAGATGAGCTCACTGATCTTCCCGATTTGAACCAACTTGGGCGTCTGTCAAACGATGTCAGCAGATTTTAACACATTCTTTAACCAACCGAGCAATTATTTAGAacagtttagatttaaaaaaaaaaaaaaaaaaaaaaacttaaaatgactgaaacactgATTGCAACATCAGCTTGTAGCATCCAAGAGGCCAAAACCACAAACCCTGTTGTCATCAAAGTGGTTTCCACTCAGTTAAACACTTGAAGGCTGATTTCTGTGTGGGAGCATTTTTTGCATGTAGCGTGATGCAGATGTGTCCATGCTTGTTCAATGAGTGGTAACTGGAAATGCGAAACACTCGAAGCAGGGTTTCAGTAATATTTCgcatctgtttttgtgtgtgtgtgcatgtgtgtgtgtgtgtgttgtttttcaggatGTGAGCGGGAAAGTGACAGGAACTCCAGGCTGAGTGTGTCCAAATTCGCCAAAGTTCACATGCAGATGGAATTTCCAGGAGATTACAGAGAGGTGAAGCAGACTGCGCCtgataaagagagaaaaacaagccCTGCGCCACATTCTGCTAATCTGTAACACTAATGGAGCTAAATAAAACAGATGACAGGAGTAAAAGAAGCAGGTTTAAGAGCTGGATGATACTCAATTTCTATCAAATTCAGACAACCTGTAACCTGCTTTCCATCAGACTCCTCTTTTGTGGGTCTGCCTGTTTACGGGTTCACAGCGAAACAGATCAATCTGGAGAAAAAGAATTCAGACAGGAGCCATTTTGATCAATCCACCCTCAAAGCAGGAgcaacatttaagaagaaacacattttttaggTTTCCCACCACCACACTCGTATCACAGCCAACTATTGGAAGCTACACTtaatgtcctttttcttttctcacaaAGTCAAACTGAAGGTTACGAGGGAGTACCACTCAAAAACATATTCCCCCCGATGTACAGTGATGGAGCGATCTGAAAGGAGCACCGTGATCTGAAATGAACACGCTCATCCATCATGGAGACTCTGTGTGTGGTAAGACAGATGGCccacagacatacagacagaaGCTCAGGAAGGAAACCAAACAtggcagaaaacacacacattcacttcTTGAGGCTGCCACGGATGGTTTGTGGTCTACCAAGAGTTTGGTTTGTGGCAAATCGTCCCTTTCATTTAGGGCTACCTTGTGACTCCAGCGTAGCCTGCTTCCGCACAAATAAGCAGAAACACTATGGGTGGCCAAATACAGAGAAAATCCATGACAGAATATATCTTTAAATTGATAGTGACCTCAGCCTTTTACAGATAAAATGACCAGATGGGGATAGTTTGTTTCTGACTAATCTAGTTTCCCAAAAGTCGAACAACTTAAAGTCATTCGTCATACTTGTGCAAAAATACCTTAAAATGACtgctgccaaaaaaaacaaacaaccaaaaccCTAGCTCACTGATTTGCAACATTGCTTCTAATAATTCGATGCAATAAGCATTATTTCGGGATCCCTCTGTAAAAAGTCTACTTTCCCACTACAACGTTTAatcctcatgtcgtcctgcagatCAAaactgactcgttttaaagtttgaaaatgtgggaaaaaaattgattttcacagtgaaacttctttcttttgggaaatctttgaacattttttggtggaaaaaaagaaatgttaaaaatgtttctttaagaaccttcacacaaaaaaaatcaaccaaaatccatcgaaatttgctggattttggttgatttctttgtgaatgttcttgaagaaaatagaagtttccctgacatatatgtaatcactagatatttgggggattttttggaagctttttactcatttgttgaaaataattacaagaattttcttgccaaacttgggggatttttttttttttaaaataaaacttttaaagaattatttgaattttcttcctgaaggtcttgcaaattttctgacatttgaggatttttttttcagacaaggaaacaatatttcttggtgcccgtaaatgacggcaataggagggttaaagcagccccaaacaaaatgtcacaaaagatGGCATAATGCGAAACTGATATctcaaaactaaaatgtaaatttaaaatgaatgccATACAAGACGGGGCCCTGGAACATAACTAAATCAAACAAGAACCCACGGGGCAATACCTCTCACCCACATGCCATGTTGTTTGCACAGTGCCCTGCATATCTCACTGGATTCAGAGCAGAAGTGTTATAAACCTGGACTTGAAGGAATAATATCAAGCTAAAATACACATGAACCTGAGTGGAGGCCGGGTGTGCGTGGTTTTTGAGTGAACTCTGCTCTTGTATCCACATAATTGGTGGTCTTTACACTGGTCCTTTGTGTGGAGATTAAGGCGACATGAGGAGGGATTGGACTGGCCCTACGCGAACAAAGAGCAGAGTGGGGGAGAGCACTTCAGCGTGGAGCTGTGTAGGGGGATGGGTGGAGCGCAGGGGACAGACTGGGGTTACCAGTAACAACCCCAATGTTTGGGGGCTGCTCGGGGCCAGACAGGATGGGGGCTGGTCCCCATTTGGACAGCACAATGCAGAAGGGGGAAGGGGGCATCGGGGGTAACAAACAGCACTCACAGGGCCCCCCAGCTGCGATTGAGGTCTGCCCAAGTGACCAGCTGCGCTTGTCATTAAAACCCAGTCTAGACTTTGACTTACAGGAGGGAGCAGGAAAAAGgaacagcagaggaaaacaggGAGAACAGAGCACAAAAAAAGCAATTCCTTTGAGCTGCTAGTATGTGGAGTTCCTATCATTCCGTTCATGTTGGGACAGGAAATGGCAGACATGGTGAGGAAAGGATTAATAAAACATTGTTGCCACAAACAGCGTCGCCTTAACTTGGACCCAGCTAAAACCACAGCGTAGTCCCACTCCAAACAGCATTACCCATTAACCCTGATGACAGCATTCTGTGCATACACTTGTTGTGCAGAGCTACTCGTGCGAAACAACCCCTGTCAAAACAGCTGCGAACTCCTGAGTACGGTAATATCGTGGAGTCTGCGGAAAACAGTCTGTTTGGCGTGGGGCGGCGGGTTACACAAACACGGCGGGTTTTTCTGGGGGCCGAGCGACGCAGACAGACGGTGTGTGTGCGGAGAGGAGAGCACCATTACCAAAATGCACCGGCTGAAATTAGATCCATACAGAtaccagactgagagctgatcAAGACAAGCAGACGCCACCAGACAGTGTGAGTgcaacacacacaggcagccacgcacacgcacacaccacaACTGTGTCCTAATCAATGCTAGGGGAAGGAGGAAAGTCATTACCTTTGTCTGCATCTCAGGGTCAGATTACTGATCTGATTCTAAAGTGAGGTCTCTGGGGCCCAGGCTGCTTCTACTATCTCTACCAACCACCACCCTCTAGGCTACATCccatcctgtctgtctgtctgtctgctgtcctGGATGGGTTCAAAGACACACTAGTGTGAGCACACACTCACTTTGGACTGCTGATGCTGGTGCTCAAATTCTCAAACTGATCAAAGCTGCCTGGATAATATTTAATTATGCTGCAATACTACAAATCAATGTACTGCTATTTGAATAGAGCTTTAAACCCATCTGGCTAGCGGCAGAACTGTAGACAAATTTCCACTCTGTCTACAGTTAGTTCGCTATAAAAACTTCCATACTGTTTttgttacagacaaaaaaacaaaaacaaaactgaagtaCTAAAAGCTGCCATTAAAGGATATCTACAGACTTGTGACGACAATTTATATTCTTAATATGTTGTATAGGCGGGTTCTTGtatgtttgcatgtgtttagacaatattaatatttcattgCAAAGTGTAAAGAATTTTATAGTAAAAAcacttttagtttttattttattttacctttattttaccagaaaGTCTCTTAAGATTGAAAATCTCCTGAGACCAACTGTGTACTGCTCAGTCCAAACCAAGATTAGTTAAAGTCAGGTTTTCAAATTGAGCTCAAATGAAACGATCCTGCAACCATCGATACCTAAAAAAACGCCTGTTTTATATTTAGGTCTGACTGAAGCGAAGGTATGGAAAGAGTTAGCAGCAGAGTGTAGGAAGGAAGTCTGTTAtgtttaacataaaataaagcaTGCATCAAAAAATTATGAAACATATTCTAAGTATATTCAAGACAAAAACTGATGCTGATATATTACTCAGCAAGAATGTCAAAGCACACGGCTCTAACTACACTGTAtaataaagttgta
The window above is part of the Acanthochromis polyacanthus isolate Apoly-LR-REF ecotype Palm Island chromosome 6, KAUST_Apoly_ChrSc, whole genome shotgun sequence genome. Proteins encoded here:
- the acvr1ba gene encoding activin A receptor type 1Ba; this translates as MALKQIAPTLLALLGLAAVGNALRCNCTNCEKTGYECETDGACMASTYYIQGKEQHVRICINQDNLVPPGQPFYCLSAEGLLNTHCCYVDYCNSIDLKVPVPTKGGDWSGPGSTWGPVELVAVIAGPVFLLCVLLMVGVFLFQYHQRAYSHRQRLEVEDPSCDHLYLAKDKTLQDLIYDMSTSGSGSGLPLFVQRTVARTIVLQEIIGKGRFGEVWRGKWRGGDVAVKIFSSREERSWFREAEIYQTIMLRHENILGFIAADNKDNGTWTQLWLVSDYHEHGSLFDYLNRHSVTIEGMIKLALSAASGLAHLHMEILGTQGKPGIAHRDLKSKNILVKKNGMCAIADLGLAVRHESITDTIDIAPNQRVGTKRYMAPEVLDETINMKHFDSFKCADIYALGLVYWEIARRCNAGGIHEEYQLPYYDLVPSDPSIEEMRKVVCDQKLRPNVPNWWQSYESLRVMGKIMRECWYANGAARLTALRIKKTLSQLSVEEDVKM